A part of Methanobacterium bryantii genomic DNA contains:
- a CDS encoding (5-formylfuran-3-yl)methyl phosphate synthase: MLLLISPINTEEALESIEGGADIVDVKNPKEGSLGANFPWVIKSIREMTPKDTLVSATLGDVPYKPGTVSLAALGAAVSGADYIKVGLYGTKNYDEALEVMKNVVKTVRDYREDATIVAAGYADAHRVGAVDPMEIPKVTASAGADIAMVDTAVKDGKTLFDFMDTEKLTKFNDEIHDYGLKSALAGSVKKDQLLTLHQTGCDVVGIRGAACIGGDRNSGKIHRSAVSELKKMIDQF; the protein is encoded by the coding sequence TTGCTTCTCTTAATAAGCCCAATAAACACCGAAGAAGCACTTGAATCTATTGAAGGCGGTGCAGATATAGTCGATGTCAAAAATCCAAAAGAAGGTTCACTCGGCGCAAATTTTCCATGGGTCATTAAAAGTATACGGGAAATGACACCCAAAGATACACTTGTAAGCGCTACACTAGGCGATGTTCCATATAAACCCGGCACAGTATCACTTGCAGCCCTCGGTGCTGCAGTTTCTGGAGCAGATTACATCAAAGTAGGATTATATGGCACAAAAAACTACGATGAAGCACTTGAAGTAATGAAAAATGTTGTAAAGACAGTAAGAGATTACAGAGAAGATGCAACAATAGTTGCAGCTGGATATGCAGATGCTCATCGAGTTGGCGCAGTTGATCCTATGGAAATACCAAAGGTAACCGCAAGTGCAGGTGCAGATATTGCAATGGTAGATACTGCAGTTAAAGACGGAAAAACATTATTTGATTTTATGGACACTGAAAAATTAACTAAATTCAACGACGAAATTCACGATTACGGATTAAAATCAGCCCTTGCAGGCTCAGTAAAAAAAGATCAGCTTTTAACCTTACATCAAACTGGATGTGATGTAGTAGGCATAAGGGGAGCAGCATGCATTGGTGGAGATAGAAATTCCGGTAAAATTCACCGAAGTGCTGTAAGTGAATTGAAGAAGATGATAGATCAATTCTAG
- the guaB gene encoding IMP dehydrogenase — translation MYSKKLKEAPNGYTFDDFLLIPNASSVEPKDVKVETQISRNYRINIPIISSAMDTVTESKMAITLAQEGGLGIIHRNMTISEQVNEVKKVKQSSDLTIRDVITISPDASIAEANEIMDIEEVSGLPVVEDEIVVGIISRRDIKPIINKGSKKKVKDIMTEEVLTIPESTTPDEALDIAYENKVERLPVVRNGKIMGIVTIRDILERKKFPNASRDKKGKFMVAAATGPFDLERAMALDDAGADIIAIDVSHAHNLHVVDYIKTIKDNIDADLLVGNIATAKAAEALIAKEVDGLKVGIGPGSICTTRIVAGVGVPQLTAVSDVADIARESGIPVIADGGLRFSGDIAKAIAVGADAVMLGSLLAGTHEAPGDVVIMNGRKFKQYRGMGSLGAMTGGAGAGTDRYFQEVKGPMKHAKLVPEGIEGVVPYKGPVNEVLFQLIGGLKSSMGYCGAEDISAMKEKARFVKITASGMTESHPHDITITNESPNYPTTRLM, via the coding sequence ATGTACTCTAAAAAACTAAAAGAAGCTCCAAACGGGTATACATTCGATGATTTTTTATTAATACCTAATGCTTCTTCTGTAGAACCAAAAGATGTTAAAGTTGAAACACAAATTTCAAGAAATTATCGTATTAATATTCCTATTATAAGTTCTGCAATGGATACAGTTACAGAATCCAAAATGGCAATAACACTTGCCCAGGAAGGTGGACTGGGAATCATACACAGGAATATGACTATAAGTGAGCAAGTAAATGAAGTCAAAAAAGTAAAACAATCCAGTGACCTTACTATACGCGATGTAATAACAATAAGTCCAGATGCATCCATAGCAGAAGCAAATGAAATAATGGATATAGAAGAAGTAAGCGGACTTCCTGTTGTAGAAGATGAAATTGTTGTAGGAATAATAAGTAGGAGAGATATTAAACCTATCATTAACAAGGGTTCTAAAAAGAAAGTTAAGGATATAATGACAGAAGAAGTCCTGACTATCCCTGAATCAACTACTCCTGATGAAGCACTGGATATTGCCTATGAAAACAAAGTTGAAAGGTTACCTGTAGTTCGAAACGGCAAAATAATGGGAATTGTAACTATACGTGATATCTTAGAGCGGAAGAAATTCCCTAATGCATCAAGAGATAAAAAAGGGAAATTTATGGTGGCTGCAGCAACAGGACCTTTTGATTTAGAACGTGCCATGGCTCTCGATGATGCAGGGGCAGATATTATAGCAATAGACGTCTCTCATGCACATAATTTACATGTTGTAGATTATATCAAAACAATTAAGGACAACATCGATGCAGATTTACTTGTTGGTAATATTGCAACAGCCAAGGCTGCAGAAGCATTAATAGCAAAAGAGGTCGACGGACTTAAAGTTGGTATTGGACCAGGATCTATATGTACAACAAGAATAGTTGCTGGTGTGGGTGTTCCACAGCTTACAGCAGTGTCAGACGTGGCAGATATTGCAAGAGAATCTGGAATTCCAGTTATAGCAGATGGAGGTTTAAGATTCTCAGGAGATATTGCAAAAGCTATAGCAGTAGGTGCTGATGCAGTAATGCTTGGAAGTTTACTTGCAGGGACACACGAAGCTCCTGGCGATGTTGTAATTATGAATGGAAGAAAATTCAAACAGTACAGAGGTATGGGTTCACTTGGAGCCATGACTGGTGGAGCTGGTGCAGGAACAGACCGCTACTTCCAGGAAGTAAAAGGACCAATGAAGCATGCTAAACTTGTTCCTGAAGGAATAGAAGGAGTTGTACCATACAAAGGCCCTGTAAATGAAGTTTTATTCCAGTTAATAGGAGGACTTAAGTCTTCTATGGGTTACTGTGGTGCAGAAGACATTTCAGCAATGAAAGAGAAAGCAAGGTTTGTAAAGATCACAGCAAGTGGTATGACAGAAAGTCATCCACACGATATTACAATAACCAATGAAAGTCCCAATTATCCTACAACCCGTTTGATGTAA
- the mobA gene encoding molybdenum cofactor guanylyltransferase has protein sequence MRSLMKSIIILCGGRSRRMGKDKGSLILNGKPMILHVLDTVKDIVDEIVLVLRDQEQIDKYKPILKDIYPSVKVVTDEKKDQGPLIGILTGLLHINSEFAQILPCDSPFISKSFVLKMFEIAGAKKFDAFVPIWDDGHIEPLHSIYKKDTAIVIMDLIENKKRTVKSLIESLKVKYVDVDELDESTMSFRNLNRVEDL, from the coding sequence ATGAGGTCTCTTATGAAATCCATTATAATTTTATGCGGTGGTAGAAGCCGAAGAATGGGAAAAGACAAGGGTTCTCTTATTTTAAACGGTAAACCAATGATTTTACATGTCTTAGATACAGTTAAAGACATTGTTGACGAAATTGTGCTGGTTTTAAGGGATCAGGAACAAATTGATAAATACAAACCTATTTTGAAAGATATATATCCCTCAGTTAAAGTCGTTACAGACGAAAAAAAAGACCAAGGCCCATTAATTGGAATTTTGACAGGCCTTTTACATATTAACTCCGAATTTGCTCAAATTTTACCGTGTGATTCTCCATTTATTTCTAAATCATTTGTTTTAAAGATGTTTGAGATTGCAGGAGCTAAAAAATTTGATGCATTTGTCCCCATATGGGATGATGGACATATTGAGCCATTGCATTCTATTTATAAAAAAGATACTGCAATTGTTATCATGGATCTGATTGAAAATAAAAAGAGGACTGTTAAATCACTTATTGAGAGTTTAAAAGTTAAATATGTTGATGTTGATGAACTTGATGAGAGTACCATGAGTTTCAGGAATTTGAATCGTGTTGAAGATCTTTGA
- a CDS encoding lipopolysaccharide biosynthesis protein, with the protein MNINLDFKIKKFKLYLKDPLYKNSFFLLLSSISNGAIGFVFWIIAAKMYPQEDIGITTALISSMTLIVILSGVGLDQSLIRFFPERDKNSIFNTIILTSIISSIMFAIIFLAGINIWSPKLIIIIEYTPLFILFISANTLSSLIGITFIASRKANFYFLETLLLGSKILLLVPLVFLGYMGLFISFALPFLISTIFLLFLPFKFNMKPLNIDVSFLKESIYFSSGSYITNLLMTTPSQIISLITLNVLGAKLTADYFMAYSISSLLFMIPYSFSSSLFVEGSHGEPLHKKTLKSLLGMFSILIPMVLFFYFFGAFFLEFLGKNYLEGLSLLKILSLSSFFVAVCSTYISLKKIQKDVKSLILLGGLIFVFTIGLSYLFMHIFGLIGIGYAWFTGYGLCTIIILIIIWKNRWI; encoded by the coding sequence ATGAATATCAATTTAGATTTTAAAATTAAAAAATTTAAATTATATCTTAAAGACCCTCTATATAAAAATTCATTTTTTTTATTACTCTCTTCAATTTCAAATGGGGCTATTGGCTTTGTATTCTGGATAATAGCGGCTAAAATGTATCCTCAAGAAGACATTGGCATTACAACCGCATTAATATCATCCATGACACTAATTGTAATCTTATCTGGTGTTGGTCTCGATCAATCATTGATAAGATTTTTCCCTGAAAGAGATAAAAACAGTATTTTTAATACCATTATACTAACATCCATAATTAGCTCTATTATGTTTGCAATCATCTTTTTAGCAGGTATAAATATTTGGTCACCAAAACTCATTATAATAATTGAATATACACCCTTATTTATTTTGTTCATTTCAGCAAATACATTATCGTCGTTAATAGGTATAACCTTTATTGCTTCAAGAAAAGCTAATTTCTACTTCTTAGAAACATTGTTATTGGGTTCAAAGATATTATTACTTGTTCCTTTAGTATTTTTAGGGTATATGGGATTATTTATTTCATTTGCATTACCCTTTTTAATAAGTACTATTTTTCTACTTTTTCTTCCATTTAAATTCAACATGAAACCATTAAATATTGACGTCAGTTTTCTAAAAGAATCTATTTATTTTTCATCTGGAAGTTATATAACAAACTTGTTAATGACAACTCCAAGTCAAATAATTTCTCTAATAACGCTCAACGTATTGGGAGCTAAACTCACAGCAGACTATTTTATGGCATATTCCATATCTTCGTTACTATTTATGATTCCTTATTCTTTTAGTTCTTCTCTTTTTGTGGAAGGAAGTCATGGCGAACCACTCCATAAAAAAACATTGAAATCTCTTTTAGGGATGTTTTCAATTTTAATCCCTATGGTTCTATTTTTTTATTTCTTTGGGGCATTTTTTTTAGAATTTCTTGGAAAAAATTATTTAGAAGGTTTAAGTCTTTTAAAAATTTTATCATTATCCAGCTTCTTTGTGGCAGTATGCTCAACATATATCTCTCTAAAAAAAATTCAAAAGGATGTTAAAAGTTTGATTCTTTTGGGAGGGCTAATTTTTGTGTTTACAATAGGACTTAGTTATTTATTTATGCATATATTTGGATTAATAGGGATAGGGTATGCATGGTTCACAGGATACGGTTTGTGTACAATTATAATTCTAATAATAATCTGGAAAAATAGATGGATTTAA
- a CDS encoding DUF2206 domain-containing protein — MNYKINYIYLVIAIIVVTNISIFLDIRFLREISSFLFLTILPGFLILKSLKIDNINITETVVLSVGTSIGFIMVYGLICNYLLFELGIITPLSTVPLLIYLDLALLVFIAIIYKLDLDLSFHFPEIGLNNYEQIILIIAIFFPILTIIGTNVVNMSGSNIFLMSLLLIIPATVLVICHKKISNKIYPFIIFLISISLVLMAALRSQHILGVDSHNEYYFFFNTLQNLHWSLEWSQFFKSPLDACVSISLLPAVYQSLMKINPEMLFKILYPLLYSVSPLAVYLISRKYVGDLYAFIAAFFFMSQINFLWTTSNARTNIAILFFSMMLLLLIDNKIKPLQRSILMVLFVISIVLSHYSTSFLVMGILLGSFIAGWIFSKFYLRRGVELNTAVTSSLIMLFFAFAFLWYSQITGFAFNSITGFLVKKVVMFNSFFIIEYKDVGVSAVLGEGLLQKSLPSQVNFAFLWLIILSIASSVFTLILKYKKMAFPDISPKKFTFIFQKFESDFFFLTLFSFMLLGVTLILPFLMIGYNVDRVFSMSIVMLATSFALSGLIISKVFSKIKVVKPYLILLIILIPYFLSVSGFTYQLMGDPNSAILNSYGNQYNLLYVHDSESEGAKWLEEYHITGQIILTDFYGDRRLLSQGNMRSTDNINWILQKEAHGYIYLRYQNIIYGELVDYNNHIYEMNDFKGILNNSNKIYDGGYSQIFLTS; from the coding sequence ATGAATTATAAAATAAATTATATATATTTGGTGATCGCTATTATTGTGGTAACCAATATTTCAATATTTTTAGATATTAGATTTTTAAGGGAAATTTCATCCTTTTTATTCTTGACTATTTTACCAGGATTTTTGATATTAAAATCTTTAAAAATTGATAATATAAACATTACAGAGACTGTAGTTCTTTCTGTGGGTACCAGTATTGGTTTTATAATGGTATACGGGCTAATTTGCAATTATTTATTATTTGAATTAGGCATAATAACACCTCTTTCAACTGTCCCTCTTTTAATATATCTTGATTTAGCTTTATTAGTATTTATTGCAATTATATATAAACTAGATCTGGATTTAAGTTTCCATTTTCCAGAAATTGGCCTGAATAATTATGAACAAATAATTTTAATTATAGCTATTTTTTTCCCGATATTAACTATTATAGGAACAAATGTCGTTAATATGTCCGGCAGTAACATTTTTTTAATGAGTTTACTTTTGATAATTCCAGCAACAGTACTGGTAATATGTCATAAAAAAATTTCAAATAAAATTTATCCATTTATTATCTTTTTAATAAGTATTTCCTTAGTTTTAATGGCAGCATTAAGATCACAACACATTTTGGGTGTAGATTCGCATAATGAATATTACTTTTTCTTTAATACACTACAGAATTTGCACTGGTCACTGGAATGGAGTCAATTTTTCAAATCACCATTAGACGCATGTGTTAGTATATCATTGCTTCCAGCGGTATATCAATCATTAATGAAAATTAATCCTGAAATGTTATTTAAAATATTGTATCCACTTTTATATTCAGTTTCCCCATTAGCAGTATATTTAATTTCAAGAAAATATGTAGGAGATTTATATGCATTTATAGCTGCTTTCTTTTTTATGTCACAGATAAATTTTTTATGGACAACATCAAATGCCAGAACAAACATAGCTATCCTGTTTTTTTCTATGATGTTACTGCTTTTAATAGATAATAAAATTAAGCCTTTACAAAGAAGTATTTTAATGGTTCTCTTTGTTATATCAATTGTTTTATCGCACTATTCAACATCATTTTTAGTTATGGGAATACTTTTAGGCTCTTTTATTGCAGGTTGGATATTTTCAAAATTTTACTTAAGACGGGGGGTGGAGTTAAATACAGCTGTAACTTCAAGTTTGATAATGTTGTTTTTTGCTTTTGCATTTTTATGGTATTCCCAGATTACAGGATTTGCTTTTAATTCTATTACTGGATTTCTAGTAAAGAAGGTTGTTATGTTTAATTCCTTTTTTATAATAGAATACAAAGATGTAGGTGTTAGTGCAGTGCTTGGGGAGGGTTTACTTCAAAAAAGTTTACCTTCACAGGTAAATTTTGCTTTTCTCTGGCTTATAATTTTAAGTATTGCATCTTCTGTATTTACTTTAATTTTAAAGTATAAAAAGATGGCATTTCCAGATATTAGTCCTAAAAAATTTACTTTTATCTTCCAAAAGTTTGAAAGTGACTTCTTCTTTTTAACATTATTTAGCTTCATGCTTTTGGGAGTTACATTAATTCTTCCATTTTTAATGATAGGTTACAATGTAGATAGAGTGTTTTCAATGTCTATAGTTATGCTTGCGACATCTTTTGCTTTGAGTGGTTTAATAATTTCAAAGGTGTTCTCAAAAATTAAGGTTGTAAAGCCTTATTTAATATTATTAATAATACTTATTCCATATTTCTTATCAGTTTCGGGCTTTACATATCAGTTAATGGGAGATCCAAACTCTGCAATTCTGAATTCATATGGAAATCAATACAACTTATTGTATGTGCATGATTCTGAATCTGAAGGTGCTAAATGGCTAGAAGAGTACCATATAACTGGGCAAATAATATTAACAGATTTTTATGGGGATAGAAGACTTTTGAGTCAGGGTAACATGCGTTCAACTGATAATATTAACTGGATTTTACAGAAAGAAGCTCATGGTTATATTTATCTTAGATATCAAAATATCATTTATGGTGAATTAGTAGATTATAATAACCATATCTATGAAATGAACGATTTTAAAGGAATATTAAATAACAGTAACAAAATTTATGATGGTGGTTACTCTCAGATTTTTTTAACTTCTTGA
- a CDS encoding glycosyltransferase family 4 protein, which produces MSFNTCIITSALPPNIKGVQILVDNFIEIMEPISDTIYLIAGNYHDDISEHKFNLINLKMDDKKQTIIFRIPKFIFIQLKMGYMLLKIRKKIDFTVFFISTPFIIPLLTSKLLNKRIIMIATGSSSKGARQHYKSSILGMGLIIPEILKLLERINYYFSDRIVVLSKGLMHDLDLTKYQDKIDYACATFVDTNHFCVKTDLQNRDIIIGFIGRLTETKGIMQFVQSIKLLSKNGDLSFFIGGDGHLRDKIMKELLKDDLKHSVTFKGWISHDDLPEYLNLLKLIVVPSYTEAFPAIGLEAMACGTPVLINSVGGVPDIIKDGENGFIMENNSPESIAANVQRILNRTDLENIAKNARKSLENDFSYENIIEKYEKVVKNCY; this is translated from the coding sequence ATGAGCTTTAATACATGTATTATTACTTCAGCCCTTCCCCCAAATATCAAAGGGGTGCAGATATTGGTGGATAATTTCATTGAGATCATGGAACCCATTAGCGATACCATTTATTTAATTGCAGGAAATTATCATGATGACATATCTGAACATAAGTTTAATCTCATTAATTTAAAAATGGACGATAAAAAACAAACTATAATTTTTAGAATACCGAAATTTATATTTATTCAGTTAAAAATGGGTTATATGCTTTTAAAAATTAGGAAAAAAATAGATTTCACGGTATTTTTTATAAGCACTCCTTTTATCATCCCTCTATTGACTTCAAAGCTTCTTAATAAGAGAATTATTATGATAGCTACTGGATCCAGTTCTAAGGGGGCAAGACAGCATTATAAAAGTTCTATTTTGGGAATGGGATTAATAATTCCCGAAATTTTAAAGTTATTGGAACGAATTAATTACTATTTTTCAGACCGAATTGTGGTTTTATCAAAGGGATTGATGCATGATCTTGATTTAACAAAATATCAGGACAAGATAGACTATGCATGTGCAACTTTTGTAGACACAAACCATTTTTGTGTTAAAACTGACCTTCAAAATAGGGACATCATTATTGGTTTTATAGGTAGACTTACAGAAACTAAAGGAATAATGCAATTTGTTCAATCTATTAAACTTCTTTCTAAAAATGGTGATTTGAGCTTTTTTATTGGGGGAGATGGCCATCTTCGTGATAAAATTATGAAAGAACTTTTAAAAGACGATTTAAAACATTCAGTTACTTTTAAAGGGTGGATATCTCATGATGACCTTCCAGAATATTTAAATTTACTTAAACTGATTGTAGTTCCTTCTTATACTGAGGCATTTCCAGCTATTGGCTTAGAGGCCATGGCTTGTGGGACTCCTGTTTTAATAAATTCAGTTGGAGGAGTACCGGACATTATAAAAGATGGAGAAAATGGATTTATAATGGAAAATAATTCTCCTGAGTCTATAGCAGCTAATGTGCAAAGAATTTTAAATCGTACAGATCTGGAAAATATTGCCAAAAATGCCAGAAAATCTTTAGAAAATGATTTTTCATATGAGAATATAATCGAAAAGTACGAAAAGGTTGTTAAAAATTGTTATTAA
- a CDS encoding acyltransferase — translation MDNMKFNSMGEHVKKLLRECGDNVTIYPLAKIVKPEVIDIGSNSMIDDFSFIYGGKGIKIGKYAHLESFVSIIGGGKLVVGDYAVIATGSRILTGTDTYYGGKRMSTALPEEKRNVIRGKVVIEKDGFVGTNSVIHPNVTIGEGAIIGSNSLVLRDVEPWSINVGTPSRKIGERPKVKEELNEL, via the coding sequence ATGGATAATATGAAATTTAATAGTATGGGAGAACATGTGAAAAAACTGTTGAGAGAATGTGGAGATAATGTAACTATTTACCCATTAGCAAAGATTGTAAAGCCTGAAGTGATTGATATAGGCAGTAATTCCATGATCGATGACTTTTCTTTCATATATGGGGGTAAAGGAATAAAAATAGGAAAATATGCACATTTGGAATCATTTGTAAGTATAATTGGCGGTGGAAAATTAGTTGTTGGAGATTATGCTGTAATAGCAACTGGTTCTAGAATTTTAACTGGAACGGATACTTACTATGGTGGTAAAAGAATGTCTACGGCATTACCTGAAGAAAAAAGGAATGTTATTAGGGGAAAAGTTGTTATTGAAAAGGACGGCTTTGTAGGTACTAACTCGGTAATTCATCCTAATGTAACAATAGGTGAAGGTGCAATTATTGGGAGTAACTCATTAGTCTTGAGGGATGTAGAACCGTGGAGTATAAATGTTGGAACTCCTTCTCGTAAAATTGGTGAAAGACCTAAAGTAAAAGAGGAATTAAATGAGCTTTAA
- a CDS encoding SDR family NAD(P)-dependent oxidoreductase → MQDLRNKTVLVTGGTGSIGNELVKQILDQGVLRIIIFSRDETKHFIVKKRLADERLETVVGDIRDYGSIKRIFEQFDVDMIYHASAMKHVTMCEHFPLEGVKTNIIGTQNLMDLANRYNIPKLITISTDKSTNPVNVMGATKFIAERITMNAGFSCVRFGNVANSRGSVIPTFIDNLLNRKPLHVSDLNVTRFIMRIPDAVNLVLKASEYAQGGEIFILKMNAFRLEDLIDVILNRIAPKLGISEDIRVNTMGLVRGEKVHEELISSVESFSTYELNGMYMVLQEDMDISNYVSAKKAFIHDYSSKNAKMLSKSDLETIIMDYLKNNLISGGFGHG, encoded by the coding sequence ATGCAAGATTTAAGAAATAAGACGGTTTTAGTAACTGGAGGAACTGGATCAATTGGAAATGAACTAGTAAAACAGATTCTAGATCAGGGTGTGTTAAGAATTATTATATTCAGCAGAGATGAAACAAAACACTTTATTGTTAAAAAGAGATTGGCTGATGAGAGACTTGAGACAGTGGTAGGGGATATAAGAGACTATGGGAGTATAAAACGAATTTTTGAACAATTTGATGTGGATATGATCTATCATGCTTCTGCTATGAAGCATGTGACCATGTGTGAGCATTTTCCTTTAGAGGGAGTTAAGACTAATATAATAGGAACTCAGAATCTCATGGATTTGGCTAACCGTTATAACATCCCAAAACTCATAACAATTAGTACAGACAAGTCTACTAACCCTGTTAATGTAATGGGTGCTACTAAGTTCATTGCTGAACGGATTACTATGAATGCAGGTTTTTCATGTGTAAGATTTGGAAATGTTGCAAACTCCCGTGGTTCTGTAATTCCTACATTTATAGATAATTTATTAAATCGAAAGCCGCTCCATGTTTCTGATTTAAATGTAACTCGTTTTATTATGAGAATTCCAGATGCAGTTAATTTAGTACTTAAAGCGAGTGAATATGCTCAAGGAGGTGAAATATTTATTTTAAAGATGAATGCTTTCCGTTTAGAAGATCTCATTGATGTAATCTTGAATAGAATTGCACCTAAATTAGGTATATCTGAAGATATCCGGGTAAATACAATGGGATTGGTCAGAGGGGAGAAAGTTCATGAGGAACTTATAAGCAGTGTTGAATCATTCTCAACTTACGAATTAAATGGAATGTACATGGTTTTACAGGAAGATATGGATATATCAAATTATGTTAGTGCAAAAAAAGCATTTATACATGATTACAGCTCCAAAAATGCTAAAATGCTATCAAAATCTGATCTAGAGACTATAATTATGGATTATTTAAAAAATAACTTGATTAGTGGGGGTTTTGGCCATGGATAA
- a CDS encoding DegT/DnrJ/EryC1/StrS family aminotransferase, which yields MISKIPLFEICWDEEDIKSVNDVIRRGNYWATGPEIEKFEKRISNYVEAKHAVTFNSGTSALHAILIAYNINKGHEVIVPSFTFTSTANAPLFVGAKPVFAEIEDKSYGLDPEDVKERITSKTKVIMPMHYGGCPCMIEDLAEIAQDHKLLLIEDAAEALGSKINDKLVGNFGNASMFSFCQNKVISTGEGGCIVTDSDSIYRKLKLIRSHGRIETRNYFSSSEIMDYMMLGYNFRMSTMTAALGISQIAKINKIIDIRRNIADIMTQKLSKIDEINVISPPPGHFSIYQMYTIRVEEGIRNELMQYLMDRGIASKVYFPSIHLTSFYKEKFGYREGDFPVSERISNQVLSLPIHPIEDGTY from the coding sequence ATGATATCTAAAATACCTTTATTTGAGATATGCTGGGATGAAGAAGATATAAAAAGTGTAAATGATGTTATTAGAAGGGGAAATTACTGGGCAACAGGTCCTGAGATAGAGAAATTTGAGAAGAGAATCTCAAACTATGTTGAGGCTAAACATGCGGTAACATTTAATTCAGGTACTTCTGCTCTTCATGCTATTCTTATTGCATATAATATTAATAAGGGACATGAGGTAATAGTTCCTTCATTTACATTTACATCCACCGCTAACGCGCCGTTATTTGTTGGCGCAAAACCGGTTTTTGCTGAAATAGAAGATAAATCGTATGGTTTGGATCCAGAAGACGTCAAAGAAAGAATTACTTCAAAAACAAAGGTTATAATGCCTATGCATTATGGTGGATGCCCCTGTATGATAGAAGATCTCGCTGAAATTGCACAAGACCATAAATTATTGCTTATAGAAGATGCTGCAGAGGCTTTAGGGTCTAAAATTAATGATAAGCTGGTGGGAAATTTTGGAAATGCTTCTATGTTCAGTTTCTGTCAAAATAAGGTAATATCTACTGGTGAAGGGGGGTGTATTGTAACAGATTCTGACAGTATTTACAGGAAGTTAAAGCTTATACGATCTCATGGAAGGATTGAAACTCGAAATTATTTCTCTTCGAGTGAGATTATGGACTATATGATGTTAGGCTATAACTTCAGGATGTCTACTATGACAGCTGCGCTGGGAATATCTCAGATTGCTAAAATAAACAAAATTATTGATATACGAAGGAATATTGCAGATATAATGACTCAGAAATTATCTAAAATCGATGAAATTAATGTCATAAGTCCGCCCCCTGGCCACTTCAGTATATACCAGATGTACACAATAAGGGTGGAAGAAGGTATAAGGAATGAATTAATGCAATATCTTATGGATAGAGGTATTGCAAGTAAAGTTTATTTTCCCTCAATTCATTTGACCTCTTTTTATAAAGAAAAATTTGGGTATAGGGAAGGAGATTTCCCAGTAAGTGAAAGAATATCTAATCAGGTGCTTTCATTACCTATACACCCAATTGAAGATGGAACATATTGA